The following coding sequences are from one Limnobacter sp. SAORIC-580 window:
- a CDS encoding FmdB family zinc ribbon protein has translation MPIYAYRCEACGFEKDVLQKLSDAPLTQCPSCGQASFAKQVTAAGFQLKGSGWYVTDFRGGGGASSAAGSTASSTSEKPAAGAATVAPSASPPSTTAPSTDAS, from the coding sequence ATGCCTATTTATGCGTATCGCTGTGAAGCGTGTGGCTTCGAAAAAGACGTGTTGCAAAAACTGAGCGATGCCCCTTTGACCCAGTGTCCAAGTTGTGGGCAGGCCAGCTTTGCAAAGCAGGTAACTGCGGCGGGCTTTCAATTGAAAGGCTCGGGTTGGTATGTCACTGATTTCCGGGGCGGTGGCGGTGCATCGTCGGCCGCTGGTTCGACTGCTTCGTCCACTTCGGAAAAGCCGGCAGCAGGTGCAGCCACTGTGGCGCCAAGCGCAAGCCCACCTTCAACCACGGCGCCAAGTACCGATGCCAGCTAA
- a CDS encoding DUF502 domain-containing protein — protein sequence MPAKSTAKSSAKLPERVLNSDIIKKYLLTGLLIWVPLGITLWVLALVVGLMDQTLMLLPDALHPRVWLGVHIPGLGVILTLAVLLGTGVLAANYFGAWLFKAGDWVLSRIPLFKIVYNSVKQVSDTLLSSSGKAFTRSVLVPYPHPGVWALGFVTGTPPPSLLENLNDQGPLVSVYVPTSPSPASGYVIMVPEKLLRPSGLSVDEALKYIVSLGVVTPSDDVLDQPIKQDLHS from the coding sequence ATGCCAGCTAAGTCTACAGCCAAGTCATCGGCCAAGTTGCCTGAACGGGTCTTGAACTCGGACATCATCAAGAAATACCTGCTGACGGGTTTGTTGATCTGGGTGCCTTTGGGTATCACCTTGTGGGTATTGGCCTTGGTGGTGGGTTTGATGGACCAAACCCTGATGTTGTTGCCCGATGCGCTGCACCCCCGGGTGTGGCTGGGTGTGCATATTCCCGGGCTGGGTGTTATTTTGACCCTTGCTGTGTTGTTGGGCACGGGGGTGTTGGCGGCCAATTATTTCGGGGCTTGGTTATTCAAGGCCGGTGACTGGGTGCTGTCACGCATTCCCTTGTTCAAAATTGTGTACAACAGCGTCAAGCAGGTGTCCGATACGCTGTTAAGCTCATCTGGCAAAGCGTTCACACGTTCGGTGTTGGTGCCCTATCCACACCCCGGGGTGTGGGCCTTGGGTTTTGTGACCGGAACCCCGCCGCCCAGCTTGCTGGAAAACCTGAATGATCAGGGTCCGCTGGTGTCGGTTTACGTGCCCACATCGCCTAGCCCGGCTTCGGGATACGTGATCATGGTTCCAGAGAAATTATTGCGTCCGTCCGGTTTGTCTGTGGACGAGGCCTTGAAGTACATTGTGTCCTTGGGGGTGGTGACACCTTCTGATGACGTGTTGGATCAACCCATTAAACAAGACTTACATTCATGA